The DNA segment TCCGGAGACACTCCGGTATATTGCCAATGATTGCCCGTCGGATTTCGCTCGCCGCCATCTCGCGCAGTTCCGTCGTGGCCGCTTCGCTGTAGAAGGCAGCGTGTGGCGTACAGAGCAGGTTAGGGGCATCTTTCAGGGCACCCTGCCATTGTTTAAGTTCCGCGTTaatcatatttcatatttGTAACAGACGATCGATTGTTCGAATGGTGACCATTTCGTGTGCATTACGTGtataaaaagagagaaaacatcaacaaaaacgTTAGAAACAATTTTTAAGTTTTCTAATGAATTCTCTACCCTCGCGATACGCGAATGAGAAGAAATCATTAGTGGTTTTGTGGTTCGCTACCATGCTAATCCTTTCCATGCTTGGTTACCTCTAACGATGCATGTTTGAGTGGAGTTATGTTATACCAGGAACTAAAAACATTCCAGTGGCTCACCATTACGCGTTGCTGGTATGACATGTACCAAGTATCTGGCGTAAGTAACCATCGCATCAAAAGGATTTGTTTTGAGGTGTTAGTATGCAAATGAGAAATGATGCCCTAGCCGGAATTATTGTTAGTAAAGCGCGTTTGTGTATTgtatgttgatgtttttggtttttaaattaaatttcgacaattttaaatattcgtATGATCATATTAAGCCGTGTAACTCGATAGCCGTAAGGTTAGTAGCTTTGCTTAAACTCTCAAACTCtcaaataacatttaaattcCTTAAAAGATATGAAGAAAGTTTATCTACGATCATAATACGAATTTGAAGGTGGAAGACTGAATGATATTTTCAATTCTGGATATTTGTGATTCATATTATTAGTTCTAAGCCACTGAATGTTAAATGAGTGTATACAGTAGAGGTAACTGAGAATCTCCAATGATCTCCTCTATGAGCACATCTCCAATGATCTCCTAACTATCAATAATAACAACGTAATGGACTGATTGTCCTTGCAAATAGAGTTGCCCCTTTCGTAATCTGGTATGAGAATGAGGGTAATATGCAATGAATGAAGCGAAATGCATGAATCgactaacaaaaacaatagCATCAACACAAACGGTGTATAGAGAAAAAAGATAGTATAAGTAGTAGAATAAACCTGAAATACATTGTATGGCTCATTCTCATGAACGTCTAGTGCTGCCGCCCGGATGCGACCCTGCTTCAGTGCGACGGCAAGCGCCTCGTCATCCACCAGGCCACCGCGTGCCGTATTTACCAGGAATGCACCGGGTCTCATCTAAAAGATAAGAATAGGTATTATTAAGGaaagaataacaacaacaacaaaacccccaACGTGCCAACGTGCGTTTCTAGGCGATTCTCTTCACCGTAGACTGTACCTGTTTAATCGTAAACTCATTGATAAGATGATGATTATGCTCGTTTAATGTACAGTGCAACGAGACGCAATCGGAGTGGAACAGCAGTTCCTGCAGGGTGTAGACGCGGTTGAGTCCGAGCGATTTCTCGATACCATCGGGCAGGTACGGATCGTAGAAGCTCACATTGAAGCCGAATACTTTTGCTCGCAGCGCAACCGCACTGCCAATGCGTCCCAGTCCGACCAACCCAAGTGTGTCACCGCGTATTCTGGCACATCCCTGAAATCGAACGGACGAACGAAACGATTATCGCAAGTGTTCGCAACGTTTGCCGATGCTCCCAACTTCAccgccaaaacaaaaacacctaCCTGCGCTGCATCTCGCACCTGTTCCGGGCCAGTAAATTTCTTGCCTTCTCGCACCATGTTCGCCAACCAGTAGGTCCGCCGGTACAGGTTCAGGATCAAGCACATGGTCGTGTCGGCAACCTCCTCGACGCCATAGCCGGGCACATTGCAGACGGCGATACCGAGCTCACCGGCCGCCTTCACGTCAATGTTATCGACTCCGCTTCCAATCCGGACGATTATCCGGAGGGCTTTGAACTTTTCCAGATCCTCCTTCGTCAGAATGATTGTGTGCCACATCAGTGCGCCTACGGCTTCGTTTAATACCTGATAGGATGGGACAAAGAAAACAGCAAGTTAATCGACTGCACACCAAAACGACGGTTAAGGCGCGGGCAGCGCGCCAGAGCACACGATTTTCGGCTTACTTTTTCATGAATCTCTGATGTGCTCTGTGCATCGCAGAATGCAACCGTGGCCACATCCTTCAGTATGGGCATCTCGATCGAACAGTCGCGCCCATCGAGAAGAGCGACCAGCGGGCGCGATTGCATCGGTCCGTTCGAAATTGGCCCGCGGACGTCACCCAGACGTGATCGTTTCGGCATCATTGTTGTTCCAACCAACGCTCTTCCCGGCCAAACGTTCGGCTCGGTTTGTGCGTCTGTTTTTCACTTCCGTGTTCCGAGCTCGCCAAGAATCGCCGATCAACGTCCGGCTCCTGCTCCTTCCTTCTGTCCCGATCAGTTCAGCCGCACGCAGCACACACGCTCACGCCAACACAGGAACTAATTCCTGTGTAATTTTATTGTTccaacactctcacacactaGGCGCGCGTTGCTGTTTAAGATTCCGCACAGCActcaacacacaaaccaagACTTGCAAATTTCTGGCAGTTCTTGATGTGAAGCTCCAAGTAGCTGGAAATTAGTATACGCCACAGCGCGCACGTGGTTTTCACACTCTCACACTACTTCTTTTCACACTGTTTTCCCgcactcacacagacacacatgcacagtttattttatttgttgctgttttacCTTTCTACCGATCATACAGTAGTAGCCCACGCAAGTTCTTGAGCACACTTTGGACgaatattgaaataaaacacCATATACATTTGCTGATTtaactgtttaaaaaaaaggatagaacgaattttaattattattcccGTTCCTCTTTAATAGTAATAAGAAATAGAACTTGAAatcaaaaaaacaatcattcaACGGAAGCTCACAAATAACTTAATTCCAAACATTTCATAATAAACAAAGTGTCTTTTTATGCAGCATTAACGATTGTCGCGCAGTAATGACGGAATGATGACGAGAAATTACAACCTGCaatgaaagataaaaaaagataactaTTATTAGTAACGGTGTCTGATGTAACGATCTCAACAGAGACAGGGAGAGCgcgaaggaacaaaaaaaagccaactTAATCACTAACTTTTCTCATTTTCCCATTGCCCCAGCCTCTCTATGAAAGGCGAGGGGAAAAGTTGTTGCAGAAAAGTAGAATGCCATCATCACATCGAACAGAAAAGTTTGTTTTCCTCTCCGTTTGCACGTCTAGAGTTTGCGTTTCTTGCCAAGTTTTCCCTCCACCCAGCGGATGTAACTTTGTCCATCTTAAATCTTTCGCATTTCTTGTCATACAATTAGGACACTTTAGCGTACATTTCTTCACTCACCACCCGCCCCCGCCCAACCCTCATACCTCCCCTCTGTGTCTTcaacacaaatcaaacaattttcaaaaaaaaaggtcacaaCTCTTCTTTGACGCCACCCTTCAGCATATTTACTTCGCCATGTCTAGGGCGCAGCGTGGCGAAACTTTCCTCTTCCCACGCTAATGTGTGTGGCAAGAAGTTTCGATGAGTTACACCCGAGCCGGGCGAAAAAGGCCGGGTGAGAAAGAGATAACATTGCCACCCCGCCCGTACCCAATACAAATAAGTCCTAAGTCACAAGGTTAACACAGGAAAAAAGCCTCCAAAGTTTTATGAAACCAACGTGCACCACAGTAGCGACTTCAAGCGGccgaaacaacacacacacacaacaatcaACAGGGAAAGGGGCAGGAAACTTCACAGTTCCCGGTTGGTGATCGAAAGCACAAGTTGGTACAGAGTGCAATCGAAGGCGAACACAGGGCGAGAAGTGTGTAGTGAGAGTCGCCGGGAATTGCGGGGCAGCACGACGCGGAGATTGTACAATAAAACgaaaagttttaattaaaatgtaattaatttaCAAGCTCCCGGGTTCTTGGGCAACCGTTGTGCGGAGAGCCAgtgtacaaacacaaaaaaggagacCCAGCGGTAGGTGGCAAGGGAAGTGCCGAGCCGCAGTAGCCACGTTTTAAGGCAAAATACCTCACCGACAAGATGGTTGCAACGAACACAGCACAAGGCGGCATCCGCAGGACGGAAGaagagcggcagcagcagcaaaatgatGCTTCGTGTCCTTGCTAGATCCGTTTGCCCGCCATGTTCCGCCTGCTTTCGCATGAGTCGCTGGTTGGAGGCATACCAGCCAGGAAAAACCATCGGCACGTGGAGAAATAAAACGAAAGGTACGAGGAggacgtgtgtgtgatgaGAGGAGCAACTGCACGGATGTGGGAGAAGTTTGTTTCCATAgttaataaaattgaaaaacaagaaacaaacgaTGTTGTGCAGAGATTTTGCGCTGCTCCCGAAAGTTCGATCAAGCGAGTTATTCGGTCAagtggaaaagttttgcaaaaacgaaaacaaatgaaatccGTGAGAGGGGGATGGCGACTGGGGATGGAACGTTCTCTCGCCAAACTAAGTTtcatattaattaatttcgcTTTTCATGTTACGAAAACGTAAAAAGGAAGAATAAAAATGGGAAAGATAATAATGCCGTGGGTGGTATTTTTGTAAGTATTAATtaggaaaattaaaacaacaacatcatggACAGAAAGATAATTTAAGGCACACAACGACCACTCGTGGAATAAGTATATTTTTCAGCATCTTTAAAGCTGGGACAGCAGCGTCTACTGAATCCTCTGGGCAAAGGGAGAAAATACTTTCCAACGTAAAAGCAACGACGCATATAATACATATTAAAGATATTAAACTTCATAACAACAACCCCTTCCCACCTATACGCCGCCCCTTCGCTTTTACGGAAGGAAACAATCTCATACTAAAAACTGCTGCTCTCGCCTTAATCTCCGCGCTGTAACAGAACGACCGAAAGAAGTTAAAACTTAAAGCTGAAACTTGCTCCACACTTCCAGTGGTATTAATGGTACCAATGGGGTGAGGGGCGTTCATGGAAGTGGGTAG comes from the Anopheles coluzzii chromosome 2, AcolN3, whole genome shotgun sequence genome and includes:
- the LOC120952783 gene encoding C-terminal-binding protein isoform X5, whose product is MMPKRSRLGDVRGPISNGPMQSRPLVALLDGRDCSIEMPILKDVATVAFCDAQSTSEIHEKVLNEAVGALMWHTIILTKEDLEKFKALRIIVRIGSGVDNIDVKAAGELGIAVCNVPGYGVEEVADTTMCLILNLYRRTYWLANMVREGKKFTGPEQVRDAAQGCARIRGDTLGLVGLGRIGSAVALRAKVFGFNVSFYDPYLPDGIEKSLGLNRVYTLQELLFHSDCVSLHCTLNEHNHHLINEFTIKQMRPGAFLVNTARGGLVDDEALAVALKQGRIRAAALDVHENEPYNVFQGALKDAPNLLCTPHAAFYSEAATTELREMAASEIRRAIIGNIPECLRNCVNKEYFLRSSTGGGAGGYSEEMAAKLLAGTT
- the LOC120952783 gene encoding C-terminal-binding protein isoform X7; this translates as MMPKRSRLGDVRGPISNGPMQSRPLVALLDGRDCSIEMPILKDVATVAFCDAQSTSEIHEKVLNEAVGALMWHTIILTKEDLEKFKALRIIVRIGSGVDNIDVKAAGELGIAVCNVPGYGVEEVADTTMCLILNLYRRTYWLANMVREGKKFTGPEQVRDAAQGCARIRGDTLGLVGLGRIGSAVALRAKVFGFNVSFYDPYLPDGIEKSLGLNRVYTLQELLFHSDCVSLHCTLNEHNHHLINEFTIKQMRPGAFLVNTARGGLVDDEALAVALKQGRIRAAALDVHENEPYNVFQGALKDAPNLLCTPHAAFYSEAATTELREMAASEIRRAIIGNIPECLRNCVNKEYFLRSSTGGGAGGYSEEKNL
- the LOC120952783 gene encoding C-terminal-binding protein isoform X4, whose translation is MMPKRSRLGDVRGPISNGPMQSRPLVALLDGRDCSIEMPILKDVATVAFCDAQSTSEIHEKVLNEAVGALMWHTIILTKEDLEKFKALRIIVRIGSGVDNIDVKAAGELGIAVCNVPGYGVEEVADTTMCLILNLYRRTYWLANMVREGKKFTGPEQVRDAAQGCARIRGDTLGLVGLGRIGSAVALRAKVFGFNVSFYDPYLPDGIEKSLGLNRVYTLQELLFHSDCVSLHCTLNEHNHHLINEFTIKQMRPGAFLVNTARGGLVDDEALAVALKQGRIRAAALDVHENEPYNVFQGALKDAPNLLCTPHAAFYSEAATTELREMAASEIRRAIIGNIPECLRNCVNKEYFLRSSTGGGAGGYSEVLTENNHTRTVSAEEEYHKKQR
- the LOC120952783 gene encoding C-terminal-binding protein isoform X2 gives rise to the protein MMPKRSRLGDVRGPISNGPMQSRPLVALLDGRDCSIEMPILKDVATVAFCDAQSTSEIHEKVLNEAVGALMWHTIILTKEDLEKFKALRIIVRIGSGVDNIDVKAAGELGIAVCNVPGYGVEEVADTTMCLILNLYRRTYWLANMVREGKKFTGPEQVRDAAQGCARIRGDTLGLVGLGRIGSAVALRAKVFGFNVSFYDPYLPDGIEKSLGLNRVYTLQELLFHSDCVSLHCTLNEHNHHLINEFTIKQMRPGAFLVNTARGGLVDDEALAVALKQGRIRAAALDVHENEPYNGALKDAPNLLCTPHAAFYSEAATTELREMAASEIRRAIIGNIPECLRNCVNKEYFLRSSTGGGAGGYSEAGINGGYYSGGLQQAHSTTPLEAPHSAGSHAPPSGGGPPPPPVAVIPPVSAVTAPPPQAS
- the LOC120952783 gene encoding C-terminal-binding protein isoform X6, with protein sequence MMPKRSRLGDVRGPISNGPMQSRPLVALLDGRDCSIEMPILKDVATVAFCDAQSTSEIHEKVLNEAVGALMWHTIILTKEDLEKFKALRIIVRIGSGVDNIDVKAAGELGIAVCNVPGYGVEEVADTTMCLILNLYRRTYWLANMVREGKKFTGPEQVRDAAQGCARIRGDTLGLVGLGRIGSAVALRAKVFGFNVSFYDPYLPDGIEKSLGLNRVYTLQELLFHSDCVSLHCTLNEHNHHLINEFTIKQMRPGAFLVNTARGGLVDDEALAVALKQGRIRAAALDVHENEPYNVFQGALKDAPNLLCTPHAAFYSEAATTELREMAASEIRRAIIGNIPECLRNCVNKEYFLRSSTGGGAGGYSEAILPQRTTEE
- the LOC120952783 gene encoding C-terminal-binding protein isoform X8, whose amino-acid sequence is MMPKRSRLGDVRGPISNGPMQSRPLVALLDGRDCSIEMPILKDVATVAFCDAQSTSEIHEKVLNEAVGALMWHTIILTKEDLEKFKALRIIVRIGSGVDNIDVKAAGELGIAVCNVPGYGVEEVADTTMCLILNLYRRTYWLANMVREGKKFTGPEQVRDAAQGCARIRGDTLGLVGLGRIGSAVALRAKVFGFNVSFYDPYLPDGIEKSLGLNRVYTLQELLFHSDCVSLHCTLNEHNHHLINEFTIKQMRPGAFLVNTARGGLVDDEALAVALKQGRIRAAALDVHENEPYNVFQGALKDAPNLLCTPHAAFYSEAATTELREMAASEIRRAIIGNIPECLRNCVNKEYFLRSSTGGGAGGYSEVKR
- the LOC120952783 gene encoding C-terminal-binding protein isoform X1, with translation MMPKRSRLGDVRGPISNGPMQSRPLVALLDGRDCSIEMPILKDVATVAFCDAQSTSEIHEKVLNEAVGALMWHTIILTKEDLEKFKALRIIVRIGSGVDNIDVKAAGELGIAVCNVPGYGVEEVADTTMCLILNLYRRTYWLANMVREGKKFTGPEQVRDAAQGCARIRGDTLGLVGLGRIGSAVALRAKVFGFNVSFYDPYLPDGIEKSLGLNRVYTLQELLFHSDCVSLHCTLNEHNHHLINEFTIKQMRPGAFLVNTARGGLVDDEALAVALKQGRIRAAALDVHENEPYNVFQGALKDAPNLLCTPHAAFYSEAATTELREMAASEIRRAIIGNIPECLRNCVNKEYFLRSSTGGGAGGYSEAGINGGYYSGGLQQAHSTTPLEAPHSAGSHAPPSGGGPPPPPVAVIPPVSAVTAPPPQAS
- the LOC120952783 gene encoding C-terminal-binding protein isoform X3 produces the protein MMPKRSRLGDVRGPISNGPMQSRPLVALLDGRDCSIEMPILKDVATVAFCDAQSTSEIHEKVLNEAVGALMWHTIILTKEDLEKFKALRIIVRIGSGVDNIDVKAAGELGIAVCNVPGYGVEEVADTTMCLILNLYRRTYWLANMVREGKKFTGPEQVRDAAQGCARIRGDTLGLVGLGRIGSAVALRAKVFGFNVSFYDPYLPDGIEKSLGLNRVYTLQELLFHSDCVSLHCTLNEHNHHLINEFTIKQMRPGAFLVNTARGGLVDDEALAVALKQGRIRAAALDVHENEPYNVFQGALKDAPNLLCTPHAAFYSEAATTELREMAASEIRRAIIGNIPECLRNCVNKEYFLRSSTGGGAGGYSEGGLQQAHSTTPLEAPHSAGSHAPPSGGGPPPPPVAVIPPVSAVTAPPPQAS